Proteins encoded in a region of the Rothia mucilaginosa genome:
- a CDS encoding DUF6318 family protein, with amino-acid sequence MTTFFTRRTALGVAVAGALSALTACASDIRPLADSTGSASPSEAATASETASETASASASASPSASASASVASGLPSSGKSYKGPMKFDSYEKTGEYVPASATNPAENMPKPVPPANMKEHSVDGAYAFLSFWLASLNYLMMTGNPAPIEHIYYNGYGWEKYQSTIKLYASGAGWVYGTETPYIVELLTDAPREVPGSDNTRFIWEGYSYMDPKMMRHYRNQPEKATSADESKKKVARFRLEYKDDKWELSSAA; translated from the coding sequence ATGACTACTTTCTTCACTCGACGTACTGCCCTGGGTGTTGCCGTTGCTGGCGCGCTTTCTGCGTTGACTGCGTGCGCTAGCGATATTCGCCCGCTGGCCGACAGTACCGGCTCGGCTTCTCCGTCGGAGGCGGCGACCGCCTCCGAGACCGCCTCCGAAACTGCGTCTGCGAGTGCTTCGGCTTCTCCTTCTGCGTCTGCGAGTGCTTCGGTTGCTTCGGGTCTTCCGTCTTCGGGTAAGTCCTATAAGGGTCCGATGAAGTTCGATAGCTACGAGAAGACCGGCGAGTACGTTCCGGCGAGCGCTACGAATCCGGCTGAGAATATGCCGAAGCCTGTTCCTCCGGCGAATATGAAGGAGCACAGCGTTGATGGTGCGTATGCTTTCTTGAGTTTCTGGCTTGCTAGCTTGAACTATTTGATGATGACGGGTAACCCGGCCCCGATTGAACATATCTACTACAACGGCTACGGTTGGGAGAAGTATCAGAGCACGATCAAGCTGTATGCGTCGGGTGCTGGTTGGGTGTACGGTACGGAAACTCCGTATATTGTTGAGCTGCTGACGGATGCTCCTCGTGAGGTGCCGGGTAGCGACAATACCCGCTTTATTTGGGAAGGCTATTCCTACATGGACCCGAAGATGATGCGGCATTATAGGAATCAGCCTGAGAAGGCAACGAGCGCTGATGAGTCGAAGAAGAAGGTGGCGAGGTTCCGTCTGGAGTACAAGGACGACAAGTGGGAGCTGTCTAGCGCCGCTTAG